The stretch of DNA CGAAGGTCGACGATATGAGGCTGTTCAGGCGAGGCGTCCCGGTCGTACAGCAGCACGAGGGGCTTGAGCCGGTGTTTGAAGTTGATGTTGAGCACCACGCCGAAGGAGCCGTCGGACAACACCACCACCGTGCCGGGCGGATAGATACCGAGCGTATGAATCATGGCCACCACGACTTCCGAGGAGAAGAGTTGCTTTTGATATCTGTACATCGTCGCGAGGGCTTCGGCGGGCGACAGTGCTTCTTCGGGATGAAGGCTATTGACGAGGGTGTCGTAATGGTCCACGGCGCTGACGATTCTCGTCGGCAGCGAGATTTGATCTCCTTTGAGCTTTTCTGGGTAGCCGGATCCATCCAATCGCTCGTGGTGACTACGAATGACGTCCAGCACTTCTTCGGGAAATCCGGTGAAGTGTCGAAGTAGTTCCACGCTATGGTACGGATGCATCTGGTATTTGACGTTTTCCACCTCGGACCGACGCCCCCGAGCTGCCAAGATGTGGCGTGGGATACGCTGTTCTCCAACGTCGAGCAAGAGTCCTGCCATTCCAATCAGCTGGAGTGCCTCCTGGTCGATATCGAAATGTTGCGCCACCATCATGGACAGTGTCGCGACATTCAGGGCATGGAGGACGTTTGCATCGCCGATATCTTCCGGGTCAAAGGCGCTGGCGATAGTGCCGGCGGCTTCCGTATTGGTGAGCAGGGTACTGAGCCCGCCGATCATGAGCTGTGCCGAGCGTAATCCCTCCTGCGATCCTCCCCCAAGGTCCTTCATCATCTGCGAACTGCGGCTCAGCATCTGCCGATAGGCTTCGGAAGCCAATTCCACTGCCTGGTGGTAGTCTCCGTGGGATGGCGGTTCGCTCTCGGGTAGAGGAGTCTCGTGGTCGGCTGCCTCGTCCGTCGTCGTGACTGAACCTTCCGTCTCGGCCGGAGAAGGCTCCTGGGGACACTCATCGGTGACCGTCTCAGTCTCTGCATCCGAGTCCTGTGGATAGACCAGCACAGTGGCTAAGCCGAGACCTCGGATAGTGGCAATTTGGCTCTGGGAGGTGAGTTTAAAGGAGCGTCGCGGGAAGGGGTGCTTAAACCAGGAACAGTTGAGGTCGACATACATCCCCAGCCGGAGGTGTTCCGGGCGGAGGGTGAGGATGTCGGCCTTGTCGAATTTGGGTGACTCGTCAGTTGGGCGAGGTAAGGCCATGGCTCTGTTAGTGGTGCGCAAACGGCCGGTCTGTGGATAAGGATGTCAGGCTCTGGACTGTATCGGGCGAAGCGCGAGGAAACTTGAAGGTGCCGTGGCAAACGAGGTGCCTCGGGCAGGCTGAACGGCAGTTCAGCTTGAATCCTTCGGCATCTTCCCTTCTTCATAGTTGCACTGTTTGAGGATGAGAGGGTACCGTATTTCCACCCGATTCGAGAGGCTGGGGCCTTCTGACCGGGTTCTCGTATGAGTCGAATTCTTGGAGAAGGGAGCATGGCGCCGAACCAACAAGCTAATCCGCCGGTGATGCGAGTTCTGGTAGCGGGCTGGTGGGTCCTGGTGATGGTGTTGAGCGGTTGGAGTGACGCCCAGGCTGCCCAACGGTTCGTGGATATGACCTACCCCTTCGATGAGACCACTCAGGTCTGGCCTGCCAATCCTCCCTTTCATCGTGAGTCGACAGCACGGGGAGGGACGCCCACCGAAAAATGGTACGCCACAGGGCAGGTGGCGTTGTCCGAACATGCCGGAACACACATGGATGCGCCCGTTCATTTTGCGGAGGGGCAAGCGGGGATCGACGGTATTCCGGTCGACCGATTGGTCGGCCCTGCCGTGGTCATCGACGTACGCGCTGCGGTGAAGGGCGATCGCGACTATCGTGTCTCCCTGTCGGATATTCATCGCTGGGAGTCTGCGCACCAGCCGATTCCAGCGGGGGCAATCGTGATGCTATTGACCGGCTGGGGGGCGTACTGGACGGATCGTGAACGGTATTTCGGTAGCGCGACGCCGGAGCTGCCGACGACGTTGCATTTTCCTGGCTTCTCGCAAGAAGTCGCGGAGTTTCTCGTGTCGGAACGGCACATCTCCGGAATTGGAATCGATACAGCCAGCATCGATTATGGGCCTTCCCAGGATTTTGTCGTGCACCGGATTGTGAACGGAGCCGGTCTCTATGGACTCGAGAATGTGGCGCGGCTGGACGAGGTGCCTGCGTCGGGGGCCACGATCATGGCTCTCCCGATGAAAATTGCGGGTGGGACGGGGGCACCGGTTCGAATCATTGCGATTCTGCCTTAGCCCGGCGAGGCTGTTCTCGTTCGGCTTCCTCGACGGACCGCGAGTACACCTGCGTCGGCCTTACGTGCGAGCAGCCTCGGCGGGCTTCCGCCTCGAACGCCTCGCGACGGCAGTCATGAATAATCCTGACTTCTTTGGTTTTCAATCATCTGGTGGAATTGAAATGAACAAATGCCGGCTCTACAGCGATTTTAACTGCCCCTTTTGTTACGCGATGCACGAGCGTCTCCATGTATTGGGCGTCATGGATCGAATTGCCTGGCAGGGAGTTCAGCATGCGCCGCATCTGCCGATCCCAATGGCTGGTTGGGCAGGGCATCTTGGCGCTGAATTGAACCAGGAGGTGCAGATGGTCCGTCGGCTGGCGCCCGGGTTGCCGATCGTGGTGCCGCTGGGGAAACCCAATACGGGGCGGGCGATTGCTGCGTCCGCGCGTGCGCTTCGTGCCGACCCGCTTCGGGGAGGGGCGTTTGTACGTTCGTTGTATCGCGCGTTCTGGCTGGACGGACAGGATCTCTCCGATGATGCGGTGTTGCAGCGGGAGGCCGAACGTCAGGGATTGGCCTCCTCGCAGATCGTCGGCGCACAGGCCGGCACCGTCGATGCGATCTTGCGGGCCTGGAATACACAGTGGGCTGAAGCGGATCATCAAGGCGTGCCGCTTCTTCAACGCACTGACGTAACCCTGCTCGTCGGACTGATGCCGGTGGACGTTATCGAACGATTTCTCTCCTGAGGGGGAACGCGTCGTTCTGCCTGCCTTCCCCTGATGATCGATGGATTCACCTCGCTGCCCGCCTCGGAGGGGGTTCCTCCCATAATCTTTCGTCTGAATCGTTCGTCTGCCCTTGTGGGAGTCCAGTCAACCTGCGCCTCGCTTGCAGTTCAGTCTGGCTGAGGCATAAGATACCGCATCGCCTCGCTCGTTCACCTGGCAAGCACGGAGGCAAGCGCTGTGTTCTGGGACAAGCGGGATCCTTCCCCCAAACCAGAACGTCTCTGTTCGTTTTGCGGCAAACGTCAAGACGCAGCGCGATCTCTTATTGCCAGTCCTGAGCCGCATCACTGCCACTCGTGCCACATCCCGTCTCCGTTGCTGATCTGTGAGGAATGCATTCAGCGCTGCTCCCTGTCCTTATCCAAGGGCAAGAATGGCGGTGAGCGGAGCTCCTC from Nitrospira sp. encodes:
- a CDS encoding HD domain-containing phosphohydrolase, translating into MALPRPTDESPKFDKADILTLRPEHLRLGMYVDLNCSWFKHPFPRRSFKLTSQSQIATIRGLGLATVLVYPQDSDAETETVTDECPQEPSPAETEGSVTTTDEAADHETPLPESEPPSHGDYHQAVELASEAYRQMLSRSSQMMKDLGGGSQEGLRSAQLMIGGLSTLLTNTEAAGTIASAFDPEDIGDANVLHALNVATLSMMVAQHFDIDQEALQLIGMAGLLLDVGEQRIPRHILAARGRRSEVENVKYQMHPYHSVELLRHFTGFPEEVLDVIRSHHERLDGSGYPEKLKGDQISLPTRIVSAVDHYDTLVNSLHPEEALSPAEALATMYRYQKQLFSSEVVVAMIHTLGIYPPGTVVVLSDGSFGVVLNINFKHRLKPLVLLYDRDASPEQPHIVDLREQADLSILQAVPRDQLPQPVLRYFRIKRWTGYVIQSTIQST
- a CDS encoding cyclase family protein; the protein is MAPNQQANPPVMRVLVAGWWVLVMVLSGWSDAQAAQRFVDMTYPFDETTQVWPANPPFHRESTARGGTPTEKWYATGQVALSEHAGTHMDAPVHFAEGQAGIDGIPVDRLVGPAVVIDVRAAVKGDRDYRVSLSDIHRWESAHQPIPAGAIVMLLTGWGAYWTDRERYFGSATPELPTTLHFPGFSQEVAEFLVSERHISGIGIDTASIDYGPSQDFVVHRIVNGAGLYGLENVARLDEVPASGATIMALPMKIAGGTGAPVRIIAILP
- a CDS encoding DsbA family protein, with product MNKCRLYSDFNCPFCYAMHERLHVLGVMDRIAWQGVQHAPHLPIPMAGWAGHLGAELNQEVQMVRRLAPGLPIVVPLGKPNTGRAIAASARALRADPLRGGAFVRSLYRAFWLDGQDLSDDAVLQREAERQGLASSQIVGAQAGTVDAILRAWNTQWAEADHQGVPLLQRTDVTLLVGLMPVDVIERFLS